From a single Planococcus shenhongbingii genomic region:
- a CDS encoding PucR family transcriptional regulator, whose protein sequence is MIDNLRKIYSSLILYEEDVHNVDCDYKWFVKEDNEIIGIHKSQLEPKDVSVLTAFMAPYDIDFPSLTSEEQKWRKAIGSTGSNETENMEANSSYRFVYFSILKNQISPGLFKDAIYELFPGRVSILWETRHEGILIEHATLGQDNICYEEIIDLLMSDLYIKINFLVGPFRKGMQNVPHYYSFMITAAKSIFSYSNKPVANFSDAVPYLLIDQSEKDQYRSIREMILQGYADDEETLRMLEVFAKCNLNISETAKALHLHRNSLQYRLDRFTDNTGIDIRKFHNAMAVYLALLAKSPV, encoded by the coding sequence ATGATTGATAATCTAAGAAAAATTTATTCTTCACTAATCTTATATGAAGAAGATGTCCATAACGTGGATTGCGACTATAAATGGTTCGTGAAAGAGGACAATGAAATTATCGGAATCCATAAAAGCCAACTGGAACCGAAAGATGTGTCTGTATTAACTGCTTTCATGGCGCCTTATGACATCGATTTCCCATCCCTTACGAGTGAAGAACAAAAGTGGAGAAAAGCGATTGGTTCGACTGGCTCTAACGAAACGGAAAATATGGAAGCCAATAGTTCATATCGCTTTGTATACTTTTCAATTTTAAAAAACCAAATCAGCCCTGGATTATTTAAAGATGCTATTTATGAATTATTTCCAGGGAGAGTCTCGATTCTTTGGGAAACTAGACATGAAGGAATTTTAATAGAACATGCGACTTTAGGACAGGATAATATTTGTTACGAAGAAATTATCGATTTATTGATGAGTGACTTGTATATAAAAATCAATTTTCTTGTAGGTCCTTTCAGGAAAGGAATGCAGAATGTCCCTCACTACTATTCATTTATGATAACAGCCGCAAAATCTATTTTTTCCTACTCCAATAAGCCAGTAGCGAATTTTAGTGATGCAGTGCCTTATTTGTTGATCGATCAATCGGAAAAAGACCAATACCGAAGTATTCGTGAAATGATCTTACAAGGTTATGCGGATGACGAAGAAACTTTGAGAATGTTAGAAGTATTTGCGAAGTGCAATTTGAACATATCGGAAACAGCGAAAGCGCTCCATCTTCATCGCAACAGTCTTCAATATCGTTTGGATCGTTTTACAGATAATACAGGAATAGATATCAGAAAATTCCATAATGCTATGGCCGTTTATCTAGCGCTGCTTGCGAAATCGCCAGTATAG
- a CDS encoding ABC transporter ATP-binding protein, with protein MAGLSLKNIKKVYDQGVVSVHDFNLEIRDKEFLVLVGPSGCGKSTTLRMIAGLEDITEGDMYIGERRINDVSPKDRDIAMVFQNYALYPHMSVYENMAFSLKLNKTKKDEIERRVNNAAEILGLQDYLKRKPKALSGGQRQRVALGRAIVRDAKVFLMDEPLSNLDAKLRVQMRAEIQKLHRRLQTTTVYVTHDQTEAMTMATRLVVMKDGFIQQVGSPKEVYELPDNVFVGGFIGSPPMNFFHGRLEEKHFVMGDVRILVPEGKLSIPREKGYVGKEIILGIRPEDIHDEPLFINSSPDTAIKASIDVAELMGAEIILYSTLAGQEFIARVDSRYSIEVGKMADLALDLNKSHFFDIETEERIK; from the coding sequence ATGGCAGGGTTAAGTTTAAAAAATATAAAAAAAGTTTACGATCAAGGTGTTGTATCGGTTCATGATTTCAACCTCGAAATCAGGGACAAAGAATTTTTAGTGTTGGTAGGTCCTTCAGGTTGTGGAAAATCGACGACGCTTCGAATGATTGCTGGATTAGAAGATATAACCGAGGGAGATATGTATATTGGAGAAAGACGCATAAACGACGTATCACCGAAAGATCGCGATATCGCCATGGTTTTTCAGAACTATGCTCTTTATCCACATATGAGTGTTTATGAAAATATGGCTTTTAGTCTAAAACTCAACAAAACTAAAAAGGATGAAATCGAAAGACGGGTCAATAATGCGGCTGAAATTCTTGGGCTGCAAGATTACCTGAAAAGAAAGCCGAAAGCATTATCTGGCGGGCAACGTCAGCGAGTAGCTCTTGGACGTGCAATAGTTCGTGATGCTAAAGTGTTTTTAATGGATGAACCGTTGTCTAACCTGGATGCAAAATTACGGGTTCAAATGCGTGCGGAAATCCAAAAATTGCATCGAAGGCTTCAGACGACAACGGTTTACGTGACACATGATCAGACAGAAGCGATGACCATGGCAACACGGCTGGTGGTTATGAAGGACGGATTTATTCAGCAAGTAGGTTCACCTAAAGAAGTTTACGAGTTACCGGATAATGTCTTTGTTGGAGGATTTATTGGTTCACCACCAATGAATTTTTTCCACGGTAGATTAGAAGAAAAACACTTCGTCATGGGTGATGTAAGAATTTTAGTTCCAGAAGGGAAACTTAGTATTCCGCGAGAAAAAGGTTATGTCGGAAAAGAAATTATTTTGGGTATTCGGCCAGAAGATATTCATGATGAGCCACTGTTCATCAATTCTTCTCCTGATACAGCCATTAAAGCCTCAATTGACGTAGCAGAACTAATGGGGGCTGAGATTATCCTCTATTCTACATTGGCGGGACAAGAGTTCATCGCGCGTGTAGATTCGCGATACAGCATTGAGGTTGGGAAAATGGCGGATTTAGCGCTTGATCTGAATAAGTCACACTTCTTTGACATTGAAACTGAAGAAAGAATAAAGTAA